A region from the Salvia splendens isolate huo1 chromosome 15, SspV2, whole genome shotgun sequence genome encodes:
- the LOC121766977 gene encoding uncharacterized protein LOC121766977, whose product MKPPRFDGSDATNWISRVHYYFDHVIMPEAQSLHYAVMLFDPPASEWVFNYYANNDFVTWQEFLEDVRHRFDRQSFKDYFELIAKLTQTGIVLEYHDTFEKYLNQVQGVPESKLFTLYVAGLKPDMQERVSLHRPTSLAAAMALSLEIADTQSDQKLVVGHVCKQRMLCYADEEEAATDEWDGAVRDEEAPTEVAHIHSLDGGRRSRPLKVLGQIQDREVCILVDMGSDRDFLHPTIAESLHLPLSLIRPFRVFVGNRAALLCTHVAKQTKLKVQGSEFVVDLHILPIHGPDVILGMDWLESLGTISADFTRKTLEFNHKGQPFILRGITEPPRRLAVQPRLLMHSSPDVAECFEIALLELESGATELEIFPDDLPIGVAAVLDGFRTVFRVPTGMPPIRPYDHRIHLFPGSNLVNVRPYMYPYFQKNEIERQVREMLEQGIIQRSSNPFSSPVLFIRKKDGSFYFCIDYRALNNARVPDHFPIPTADELFDESGKARVFSKLDL is encoded by the exons ATGAAGCCACCTCGGTTCGATGGCAGCGACGCAACAAACTGGATCTCCAGAGTTCACTATTATTTTGATCACGTGATCATGCCAGAGGCTCAGAGTCTTCATTACGCTGTCATGCTGTTCGATCCGCCAGCGTCGGAGTGGGTGTTTAATTATTACGCCAATAATGATTTTGTCACGTGGCAGGAATTTTTGGAGGATGTTCGGCACCGCTTCGACAGACAAAGCTTCAAGGATTATTTCGAGTTAATCGCTAAGCTGACTCAGACGGGAATAGTGCTGGAGTACCATGATACATTTGAGAAGTATTTAAATCAGGTCCAGGGGGTCCCGGAGTCAAAACTTTTTACTCTGTATGTGGCGGGTCTGAAACCGGATATGCAAGAACGCGTGTCGCTACACCGGCCGACGTCTCTGGCAGCAGCCATGGCGTTATCCCTGGAAATAGCGGATACACAATCTGACC AGAAATTGGTAGTTGGTCATGTGTGTAAGCAGCGTATGCTCTGCTACGCGGATGAGGAGGAAGCAGCAACTGATGAGTGGGACGGTGCTGTTAGGGATGAGGAGGCACCGACTGAGGTCGCCCATATACACTCGCTTGATGGGGGACGACGGTCTCGCCCACTCAAGGTGTTGGGACAGATTCAGGATCGTGAGGTTTGCATACTGGTTGACATGGGCAGTGACCGAGACTTCTTGCATCCGACAATTGCGGAGAGTCTACATCTACCGTTATCTCTGATTCGACCTTTTCGGGTGTTTGTAGGTAACAGAGCAGCTTTACTTTGCACTCACGTGGCGAAGCAAACTAAATTGAAGGTGCAAGGATCCGAGTTTGTGGTGGACCTTCACATCTTACCGATTCATGGCCCGGATGTGATTTTAGGCATGGATTGGCTGGAGTCGCTGGGTACGATTTCCGCAGACTTCACACGCAAAACACTGGAATTCAATCACAAGGGGCAGCCGTTCATCCTGCGTGGGATCACAGAACCACCGCGCCGCCTGGCGGTACAGCCTCGACTATTGATGCACTCTTCCCCTGATGTGGCAGAATGCTTTGAGATCGCTTTATTGGAGCTGGAATCAGGTGCGACTGAGTTGGAGATTTTTCCCGATGATCTGCCGATAGGGGTAGCGGCAGTGTTGGATGGTTTTCGTACGGTTTTCAGGGTCCCGACGGGAATGCCTCCGATTCGCCCATACGATCACCGAATTCATTTGTTTCCAGGGTCCAACCTGGTGAATGTGAGACCGTACATGTACCCCTACTTCCAGAAAAACGAGATTGAGCGGCAAGTCCGAGAGATGTTGGAGCAAGGAATTATTCAGAGGAGCAGCAACCCGTTTTCTTCGCCTGTGTTATTTATCCGAAAGAAAGATGGGTCTTTCTATTTCTGCATCGATTATCGAGCCTTGAACAATGCCAGAGTTCCGGATCATTTTCCAATCCCGACAGCAGATGAGCTCTTTGATGAATCGGGGAAGGCGAGAGTATTTTCCAAGCTAGATCTGTGA
- the LOC121766978 gene encoding pollen receptor-like kinase 4 has product MVHSCSAEVEEQALLKFKSSLMNSEGALWNWNPGSPACSGKWVGVLCYNNYVWGLQLERMNLKGYIDLDALAPLRFMRAMSLMGNTFEGAMPDWKKVSSIKALYLSDNYFSGDIAPDAFKGMFSLKKIHLANNNFTGPIPTSLESPKLIELDLHNNHFTGNIPLITSVNLKHINLSNNQLEGPIPFALKGMDPSSFADNKALCGPPLSNACLFPSSSKTTPISFIIISILLGILLLFLLILLLSRFNKRGDDKAIVDVEKDGQKPVKLSFVDERRQKFELQELLRASAEVLGSGNLGASYKALLVDGEAVVVKRFKHMNSIDREEFHEHMRRLGRLSHPNLLPLVAYLFRKDEKLLVFDFAKNGNLAALLHGSSSRKQSGVVRWGTRLKIIKGVTKGLMYLQNEVPTLRVAHGHLKSSNVLLDNEYNPLLMDYALHPVVNSAYVHNLLLAYKSPDYAHHHCISKKTDVWCLGILILEILTGKCLPNGTTTDIAAWINGIAGQEFSLVIHKDMEAAGSTNQMEKMLQIGISCCIEDTDKRWDLEVAAPQIDQISA; this is encoded by the exons ATGGTTCATTCATGTTCCGCGGAGGTGGAGGAACAGGCTCTCCTCAAGTTTAAGTCGTCACTGATGAACAGCGAGGGGGCTCTGTGGAACTGGAATCCGGGCAGCCCAGCATGCAGCGGGAAGTGGGTTGGTGTGCTCTGCTACAACAACTACGTGTGGGGTCTACAGCTGGAGAGAATGAACCTGAAGGGCTACATCGACTTGGACGCATTGGCCCCGTTGCGTTTCATGCGCGCCATGAGCCTGATGGGGAACACGTTCGAGGGTGCCATGCCCGATTGGAAGAAAGTCAGCTCTATCAAGGCCTTGTATTTATCGGACAACTATTTCTCCGGCGACATTGCTCCTGATGCCTTCAAGGGCATGTTCTCTCTCAAGAAAATCCATTTGGCGAACAACAACTTCACTGGGCCCATTCCCACTTCCCTTGAATCTCCTAAGCTCATCGAGTTGGACCTCCACAATAACCACTTCACCGGCAATATCCCTTTGATCACCTCCGTAAATCTCAAGCACATCAACCTCTCCAACAACCAATTGGAGGGCCCCATCCCCTTCGCTCTCAAAGGCATGGATCCATCCTCATTCGCGGATAATAAAGCACTGTGTGGGCCCCCTCTCTCCAACGCTTGTTTGTTCCCATCATCTTCCAAAACAACTCCCATCTCATTCATCATAATCTCTATCTTGCTCGGGATTTTGCTTCTTTTCCTGCTCATCCTTCTTCTCTCAAGATTTAACAAGCGCGGGGACGACAAGGCCATTGTGGACGTCGAAAAGGATGGGCAAAAACCCGTGAAGTTGTCGTTCGTGGACGAGAGGAGGCAGAAGTTTGAGTTGCAGGAGCTACTGAGGGCGTCAGCTGAGGTGCTGGGAAGCGGGAACTTGGGGGCATCGTACAAGGCACTGCTGGTGGACGGGGAGGCTGTGGTGGTGAAAAGATTCAAGCATATGAACAGCATTGATAGGGAGGAATTCCATGAGCACATGAGGAGGCTAGGGAGACTCAGCCACCCTAACCTACTGCCCCTCGTCGCCTATTTGTTCCGCAAGGACGAGAAGCTCTTGGTATTCGACTTCGCCAAAAATGGCAACTTGGCCGCCCTTCTGCatggtagtagtagta GAAAACAGTCGGGTGTGGTGAGGTGGGGTACGAGGCTGAAAATTATAAAGGGGGTGACAAAGGGGCTGATGTATCTCCAAAATGAGGTTCCAACCCTAAGAGTGGCGCATGGCCACCTGAAATCATCCAACGTTCTCTTGGACAATGAATACAACCCACTCCTCATGGACTACGCTCTCCACCCTGTCGTCAACTCCGCCTACGTCCACAACCTCCTCCTCGCTTACAAATCCCCCGACTACGCTCACCACCATTGCATTTCCAAGAAAACCGACGTATGGTGCCTCGGAATCCTCATACTCGAGATCCTCACTGGAAAATGCCTCCCCAATGGCACCACAACAGACATAGCAGCTTGGATCAACGGCATTGCCGGCCAAGAATTTTCTCTTGTTATTCACAAGGACATGGAAGCCGCCGGCAGCACTAACCAAATGGAGAAGATGTTGCAGATAGGGATATCGTGCTGCATAGAGGATACAGATAAGAGATGGGATTTGGAGGTCGCCGCTCCACAGATTGACCAGATTTCAGCATGA
- the LOC121766979 gene encoding LEAF RUST 10 DISEASE-RESISTANCE LOCUS RECEPTOR-LIKE PROTEIN KINASE-like 1.4 → MSLSLVFNYIVPEPQERLCSQCGFDSVLSQVVCVCGNKPCPFPFSLPPQANNDNSNLGRNIGLPIGGAVLAGIGLRWLIFYCRQKRKLTASTPTASKDDLTLLSIKEPSTPSSTKFTKSIPSYPPSKSNIGRDNSYFGVQVFNYSEFVVATNNFDPSKELGDGGFGTYIMGVLSDGRVVAVKRLYENNFKRVEQFMNEVEILTQVRHVNLVALFGCTSKRSRELLLVYEYIPNGTVADHLHANRSASGLLSWPVRLNIAIETAEALAYLHKSDIIHRDVKTNNILLDNDFHVKVADFGLSRLFQIDATHVSTAPQGTPGYVDPEYCQCYQLTEKSDVYSFGVVLIEFISSLHSVDTNRHRHNINLANMAVNKIQNHMLHELVDSTLGFETNTTGRRMATLVAELALQQEKDMRPSMEEVLEALKGIKNEDLNAHKVEIVDILVDDETGPLKSSVAPPSPDSVAASGSTPNSGG, encoded by the exons atgagtttgagtttagt CTTCAATTATATTGTTCCTGAACCTCAAGAGAGATTGTGCTCTCAATGCGGATTTGATTCAGTATTAAGTCAAGTCGTTTGTGTTTGTGGCAATAAACCTTGTCCTTTTCCTTTCAGTCTACCTCCTCAAG CGAATAATGATAACTCTAATTTGGGGAGGAATATcg GCCTTCCCATAGGTGGTGCAGTTCTTGCTGGTATTGGTTTGAGATGGTTGATTTTCTACTGCAGGCAGAAGAGGAAGCTGACTGCATCTACTCCAACCGCGAGCAAGGATGACTTGACGCTTCTTTCCATCAAGGAACCGTCTACGCCTTCTTCAACCAAATTCACTAAAAGCATCCCTTCATATCCACCTTCCAAATCTAATATTGGTAGGGACAACTCGTATTTTGGGGTGCAGGTATTCAATTACTCAGAATTTGTAGTAGCAACCAATAACTTTGATCCGTCTAAAGAACTCGGTGATGGTGGCTTTGGTACTTATATTATGG GCGTGCTCTCTGATGGTCGTGTTGTTGCTGTGAAACGTTTGTACGAGAACAATTTCAAGCGTGTGGAGCAGTTCATGAATGAGGTTGAGATCCTAACTCAAGTAAGACATGTAAACCTTGTGGCTCTGTTTGGGTGCACATCCAAGCGAAGTCGAGAATTGTTGCTTGTTTACGAGTACATTCCGAATGGAACGGTAGCTGATCACCTCCATGCAAATCGTTCTGCATCTGGGTTGCTATCTTGGCCTGTTCGGCTGAATATCGCCATTGAAACCGCTGAGGCGCTTGCATATCTCCATAAATCGGATATCATACATCGGGATGTCAAAACCAATAACATACTACTAGACAACGATTTCCATGTAAAAGTGGCTGATTTCGGGCTGTCTAGATTGTTCCAAATAGATGCTACTCATGTCTCAACGGCTCCACAGGGGACTCCGGGCTATGTTGATCCGGAGTATTGCCAGTGCTACCAGCTCACGGAAAAGAGCGATGTATACAGCTTTGGAGTGGTCTTGATCGAGTTCATATCGTCCCTGCATTCCGTGGACACCAACAGGCACCGCCACAACATCAATTTAGCCAACATGGCCGTCAACAAGATCCAAAATCATATGCTGCACGAGTTGGTTGATTCGACTCTTGGCTTTGAGACGAACACTACTGGGAGACGGATGGCCACATTAGTCGCGGAACTGGCTTTGCAGCAGGAGAAGGATATGAGACCCTCCATGGAAGAAGTTTTGGAAGCTTTGAAAGGCATCAAGAATGAAGACTTGAATGCTCACAAGGTTGAAATTGTTGACATTTTGGTAGATGATGAGACTGGGCCGCTCAAGAGCAGCGTTGCACCGCCCTCGCCGGACTCTGTTGCGGCTAGCGGCTCAACGCCCAATTCTGGTGGGTGA
- the LOC121768773 gene encoding protein PLASTID MOVEMENT IMPAIRED 2-like isoform X1, producing the protein MNRNNTVRASEMADHEKPAEADTRPGSVKAAVTSYRQRISHGNSKLNNFETSFQEKPFVKRRELHWAKRDTNLLAESRKNAEQVTAEARSELFAAKKMAKDLKRRIDESNARAKSQMEDLEKLRMGKREEEEWDNANFECEKVITELELVKRELSKLKMDMASVMEETRRAEKEMNASISKRESYLGSVESLSKEIEEVNEEHVLVELARIEAIKEYEEIETQTRELAQIYASAIQVSQKKTQNIIIDETEVEARVMATMSEISMLESELKQVKEMKKGVENKEITLYQEEPADGVDSALLLESVLKELVATKKELEQVKEGSFQFMASMDVVRDELTHVMDQTARLKKEEKETEMFIQSLNSKLLKAKTKLEETSAAEDKAKDIISNLNLTLEQLESEAETHEKEKSLSSEETAVVKAEIQKSETEIDLCEVRLQAALQDLKAVKSSEALALENLKSVIEKIVRNRASASRPSSTITISKFEYEYVKGNAAGAKEIADKKVAAAQAWVEALKASEKEIQIKAELFRRETRELQVEEEREVHETEGSTDSKKRVDNDFEKWRQMMEPEKLPSEAALHVKAMNKSVKRTPTRRGMARRSASPVVPRSTSFSVGRRRKVMPNLAKLFSGKPVESDIQPT; encoded by the exons ATGAACAGGAATAATACTGTGAGAGCATCAGAAATGGCGGACCACGAGAAGCCAGCCGAGGCCGATACCAGGCCTGGCTCGGTCAAGGCGGCCGTCACTTCTTACCGCCAGCGAATTAGCCACGGCAACTCCAAACTCAACAACTTCGAAACATCATTTCAGGAG AAGCCTTTCGTCAAAAGGAGAGAGCTCCATTGGGCAAAGAGAGATACTAACCTTTTAGCCGAGAGCAGAAAAAACGCTGAGCAGGTAACCGCTGAAGCGAGATCTGAGCTGTTTGCTGCAAAGAAAATGGCAAAGGATCTAAAGCGAAGAATTGATGAGTCGAATGCAAGAGCAAAATCACAGATGGAGGACTTGGAGAAGCTGCGAATGGGTAAGCGAGAGGAAGAAGAATGGGACAATGCGAATTTTGAGTGTGAGAAAGTGATTACAGAATTGGAATTGGTGAAACGAGAGCTAAGCAAGCTCAAGATGGATATGGCTTCCGTCATGGAAGAGACGAGACGGGCAGAGAAAGAAATGAATGCATCCATTTCGAAAAGAGAGTCTTACTTGGGTTCAGTTGAATCACTTTCCAAGGAGATTGAGGAGGTCAATGAAGAGCACGTACTGGTTGAGTTGGCCCGAATCGAAGCCATTAAGGAGTATGAAGAAATCGAAACTCAAACCAGAGAACTGGCGCAAATCTACGCATCTGCAATACAGGTATCTCAGAAGAAAACGCAAAACATCATCATTGATGAAACTGAAGTCGAAGCAAGAGTGATGGCCACCATGTCAGAAATCAGTATGTTAGAGAGTGAACTCAAGCAAGttaaggaaatgaaaaagggaGTAGAAAATAAGGAAATTACACTGTATCAGGAAGAACCTGCTGATGGAGTGGATTCTGCATTGTTGTTAGAGTCGGTGCTGAAAGAGTTGGTCGCAACAAAAAAGGAATTGGAACAAGTTAAAGAAGGAAGCTTCCAGTTTATGGCTTCTATGGATGTCGTTCGGGATGAGCTCACACATGTCATGGACCAAACGGCTCGATTGAAGAAGGAAGAAAAGGAAACAGAGATGTTTATTCAAAGTCTCAATTCAAAGCTGCTGAAAGCCAAAACCAAGCTGGAAGAAACATCCGCGGCTGAAGACAAGGCAAAAGATATCATATCGAATCTCAATCTCACGCTTGAACAGCTCGAGTCAGAAGCTGAAACACACGAGAAAGAAAAGTCGCTCAGCAGCGAAGAAACTGCAGTTGTCAAGGCAGAAATTCAGAAATCAGAGACGGAGATAGACTTGTGCGAGGTAAGATTACAAGCTGCGTTACAAGATCTCAAAGCTGTCAAATCATCAGAAGCATTGGCTCTCGAGAATCTGAAATCTGTTATTGAGAAGATAGTAAGAAATAGAGCTTCAGCCTCCCGGCCTAGCTCAACGATAACTATTTCCAAGTTTGAATACGAGTACGTGAAAGGGAATGCTGCTGGGGCGAAGGAGATAGCAGACAAGAAGGTTGCAGCTGCTCAGGCGTGGGTTGAAGCTTTAAAGGCAAGCGAGAAAGAAATTCAGATTAAAGCAGAGCTCTTCAGAAGGGAAACTAGAGAGCTACAAGTGGAGGAAGAACGCGAGGTTCATGAAACTGAAGGATCAACAGATTCAAAAAAGAGAGTTGACAATGACTTTGAAAAATGGAGGCAAATGATGGAGCCTGAAAAGTTGCCCTCTGAGGCTGCACTTCATGTCAAAGCCATGAACAAAAGCGTTAAAAGGACACCAACAAGACGAGGAATGGCTCGGAGATCCGCTTCTCCTGTTGTTCCTCGGTCAACTTCTTTCTCAGTCGGGAGGAGGAGAAAGGTGATGCCAAATCTAGCCAAGCTTTTTAGTGGAAAGCCCGTTGAGAGTGATATACAACCCACATAG
- the LOC121768773 gene encoding protein PLASTID MOVEMENT IMPAIRED 2-like isoform X2 codes for MNRNNTVRASEMADHEKPAEADTRPGSVKAAVTSYRQRISHGNSKLNNFETSFQEPFVKRRELHWAKRDTNLLAESRKNAEQVTAEARSELFAAKKMAKDLKRRIDESNARAKSQMEDLEKLRMGKREEEEWDNANFECEKVITELELVKRELSKLKMDMASVMEETRRAEKEMNASISKRESYLGSVESLSKEIEEVNEEHVLVELARIEAIKEYEEIETQTRELAQIYASAIQVSQKKTQNIIIDETEVEARVMATMSEISMLESELKQVKEMKKGVENKEITLYQEEPADGVDSALLLESVLKELVATKKELEQVKEGSFQFMASMDVVRDELTHVMDQTARLKKEEKETEMFIQSLNSKLLKAKTKLEETSAAEDKAKDIISNLNLTLEQLESEAETHEKEKSLSSEETAVVKAEIQKSETEIDLCEVRLQAALQDLKAVKSSEALALENLKSVIEKIVRNRASASRPSSTITISKFEYEYVKGNAAGAKEIADKKVAAAQAWVEALKASEKEIQIKAELFRRETRELQVEEEREVHETEGSTDSKKRVDNDFEKWRQMMEPEKLPSEAALHVKAMNKSVKRTPTRRGMARRSASPVVPRSTSFSVGRRRKVMPNLAKLFSGKPVESDIQPT; via the exons ATGAACAGGAATAATACTGTGAGAGCATCAGAAATGGCGGACCACGAGAAGCCAGCCGAGGCCGATACCAGGCCTGGCTCGGTCAAGGCGGCCGTCACTTCTTACCGCCAGCGAATTAGCCACGGCAACTCCAAACTCAACAACTTCGAAACATCATTTCAGGAG CCTTTCGTCAAAAGGAGAGAGCTCCATTGGGCAAAGAGAGATACTAACCTTTTAGCCGAGAGCAGAAAAAACGCTGAGCAGGTAACCGCTGAAGCGAGATCTGAGCTGTTTGCTGCAAAGAAAATGGCAAAGGATCTAAAGCGAAGAATTGATGAGTCGAATGCAAGAGCAAAATCACAGATGGAGGACTTGGAGAAGCTGCGAATGGGTAAGCGAGAGGAAGAAGAATGGGACAATGCGAATTTTGAGTGTGAGAAAGTGATTACAGAATTGGAATTGGTGAAACGAGAGCTAAGCAAGCTCAAGATGGATATGGCTTCCGTCATGGAAGAGACGAGACGGGCAGAGAAAGAAATGAATGCATCCATTTCGAAAAGAGAGTCTTACTTGGGTTCAGTTGAATCACTTTCCAAGGAGATTGAGGAGGTCAATGAAGAGCACGTACTGGTTGAGTTGGCCCGAATCGAAGCCATTAAGGAGTATGAAGAAATCGAAACTCAAACCAGAGAACTGGCGCAAATCTACGCATCTGCAATACAGGTATCTCAGAAGAAAACGCAAAACATCATCATTGATGAAACTGAAGTCGAAGCAAGAGTGATGGCCACCATGTCAGAAATCAGTATGTTAGAGAGTGAACTCAAGCAAGttaaggaaatgaaaaagggaGTAGAAAATAAGGAAATTACACTGTATCAGGAAGAACCTGCTGATGGAGTGGATTCTGCATTGTTGTTAGAGTCGGTGCTGAAAGAGTTGGTCGCAACAAAAAAGGAATTGGAACAAGTTAAAGAAGGAAGCTTCCAGTTTATGGCTTCTATGGATGTCGTTCGGGATGAGCTCACACATGTCATGGACCAAACGGCTCGATTGAAGAAGGAAGAAAAGGAAACAGAGATGTTTATTCAAAGTCTCAATTCAAAGCTGCTGAAAGCCAAAACCAAGCTGGAAGAAACATCCGCGGCTGAAGACAAGGCAAAAGATATCATATCGAATCTCAATCTCACGCTTGAACAGCTCGAGTCAGAAGCTGAAACACACGAGAAAGAAAAGTCGCTCAGCAGCGAAGAAACTGCAGTTGTCAAGGCAGAAATTCAGAAATCAGAGACGGAGATAGACTTGTGCGAGGTAAGATTACAAGCTGCGTTACAAGATCTCAAAGCTGTCAAATCATCAGAAGCATTGGCTCTCGAGAATCTGAAATCTGTTATTGAGAAGATAGTAAGAAATAGAGCTTCAGCCTCCCGGCCTAGCTCAACGATAACTATTTCCAAGTTTGAATACGAGTACGTGAAAGGGAATGCTGCTGGGGCGAAGGAGATAGCAGACAAGAAGGTTGCAGCTGCTCAGGCGTGGGTTGAAGCTTTAAAGGCAAGCGAGAAAGAAATTCAGATTAAAGCAGAGCTCTTCAGAAGGGAAACTAGAGAGCTACAAGTGGAGGAAGAACGCGAGGTTCATGAAACTGAAGGATCAACAGATTCAAAAAAGAGAGTTGACAATGACTTTGAAAAATGGAGGCAAATGATGGAGCCTGAAAAGTTGCCCTCTGAGGCTGCACTTCATGTCAAAGCCATGAACAAAAGCGTTAAAAGGACACCAACAAGACGAGGAATGGCTCGGAGATCCGCTTCTCCTGTTGTTCCTCGGTCAACTTCTTTCTCAGTCGGGAGGAGGAGAAAGGTGATGCCAAATCTAGCCAAGCTTTTTAGTGGAAAGCCCGTTGAGAGTGATATACAACCCACATAG